A portion of the Pedobacter cryoconitis genome contains these proteins:
- the aat gene encoding leucyl/phenylalanyl-tRNA--protein transferase has protein sequence MIFQLPEEELIFPDPALAEEDGLLAIGGDLSKDRLILAYQKGIFPWFSEGDPICWFAPPERCVIFPEQVKVSKSMRKVIADGVFTVTMDQVFADVILCCAKAPRKDQDGTWITNAMQQAYINLHQHGWAHSVEVWYEGELAGGLYGLTINGVFVGESMFSLKSNASKTALIWLCQQGNYSLIDCQVPNDHLMSLGAEMISREAYTEILQADL, from the coding sequence ATGATATTTCAGTTACCTGAAGAAGAATTGATTTTTCCTGATCCCGCATTGGCAGAGGAAGATGGATTGCTGGCTATTGGGGGAGATTTAAGTAAAGACAGGCTAATACTTGCTTACCAGAAAGGGATCTTTCCGTGGTTTAGCGAAGGAGATCCGATTTGCTGGTTTGCTCCACCTGAACGCTGTGTGATCTTTCCTGAGCAAGTTAAGGTAAGTAAAAGTATGCGAAAGGTAATTGCAGACGGTGTTTTTACCGTGACTATGGATCAGGTTTTTGCAGATGTGATCCTTTGCTGTGCGAAAGCACCAAGAAAAGATCAGGATGGTACCTGGATTACAAACGCTATGCAGCAGGCTTATATAAACTTGCACCAGCACGGCTGGGCCCACAGTGTAGAAGTCTGGTATGAAGGCGAACTGGCCGGAGGCTTATATGGTTTAACAATTAACGGCGTATTTGTTGGAGAAAGTATGTTCAGCCTAAAAAGTAATGCTTCTAAGACGGCCTTGATCTGGCTTTGTCAGCAAGGCAACTACAGCTTGATAGATTGCCAGGTGCCCAACGACCATTTGATGAGTTTAGGTGCTGAAATGATTTCCAGGGAAGCTTATACTGAAATTTTACAGGCAGACCTTTAA
- a CDS encoding tetratricopeptide repeat protein yields MEEEFYFDFSDDAQRSVERYEEMIRNQDQYFFDAQAFENIIDYYIEKSDPVKALQVIEYALNQHPYAAVFLIKQAQLLFVTDQIDKAFFSLQKAEMLEASESEIYVLRGNIYNSLERFTEALDNFQIALTFAETTDEILLQIAYVYQNMLDYESAIKYIKLSLEQNMENKDGLYELAFCYDILDKQEESIQFYMEYIDNDPYSYAAWYNLANSYHKLDLFEKAIDAYDYAILIKDNFASAYYNKGNALVQLDRYAEAIEVYKQTWEYEQPNADTYCAIGECYEKLERMDEARAYYKKSVKMDNKLADAWFGIGVTLNFEERYFESLHFYKKAIELDDENPDFWFAMADAYYKLGQIEQSVEAYYKVLEYNPLDIEAWLDFSTVLYEQGRLLEASETISDGIKNNPDAAELYYRQVAYLFALGQHKEALVYLETALVTDPDKHYILFEYLPQLQDNNAIVEVINRYIK; encoded by the coding sequence ATGGAAGAGGAATTTTACTTTGATTTTAGTGATGATGCGCAGCGTTCGGTAGAGCGTTACGAAGAGATGATAAGGAACCAGGATCAGTATTTTTTTGATGCCCAGGCTTTTGAGAACATCATTGACTACTATATAGAAAAGAGTGACCCCGTAAAGGCACTTCAGGTGATAGAGTATGCCCTAAACCAGCATCCATACGCCGCAGTTTTTTTAATTAAACAAGCGCAGCTTCTTTTCGTTACTGATCAGATAGACAAAGCATTTTTCTCTTTGCAAAAAGCAGAAATGCTCGAAGCCTCAGAATCAGAAATCTATGTGCTTCGTGGAAACATATACAATAGCCTGGAGCGTTTTACCGAAGCATTGGATAACTTTCAGATTGCATTGACATTCGCGGAAACTACAGATGAAATTCTGCTTCAGATCGCTTACGTTTATCAGAATATGCTGGATTACGAAAGTGCCATCAAGTATATCAAACTGAGTCTGGAACAAAATATGGAGAACAAAGACGGTTTGTATGAACTGGCTTTCTGTTACGATATTTTAGACAAACAAGAAGAAAGTATCCAGTTTTACATGGAATATATCGATAACGATCCTTATTCTTATGCTGCATGGTATAACCTGGCTAACTCTTATCATAAACTTGATCTGTTTGAAAAGGCGATCGATGCGTATGATTATGCAATCCTGATTAAAGATAATTTTGCTTCAGCTTATTATAACAAAGGAAATGCACTGGTTCAACTTGACCGTTATGCCGAGGCTATAGAAGTCTATAAACAAACCTGGGAATATGAACAGCCAAATGCAGATACTTATTGCGCAATAGGGGAATGTTATGAAAAGCTGGAACGTATGGATGAAGCACGTGCCTACTATAAAAAATCCGTGAAGATGGATAATAAGCTGGCCGATGCCTGGTTTGGAATAGGAGTGACACTGAATTTTGAGGAACGCTATTTTGAATCGCTGCACTTTTATAAGAAAGCGATAGAGCTGGACGATGAAAATCCTGACTTCTGGTTTGCAATGGCTGATGCTTATTATAAACTCGGACAAATAGAGCAATCTGTTGAAGCCTATTATAAAGTGCTGGAATATAACCCGCTTGACATAGAGGCATGGCTGGATTTCTCTACTGTTCTTTATGAGCAGGGAAGGCTGTTGGAAGCCTCAGAAACTATTTCTGACGGAATCAAGAATAACCCGGATGCTGCAGAGCTTTATTACAGACAGGTGGCTTATTTATTTGCCCTCGGACAACATAAAGAGGCACTGGTTTACCTGGAGACAGCTTTAGTGACTGATCCGGACAAACATTATATCTTGTTTGAATACCTGCCGCAGTTACAGGATAACAATGCAATTGTTGAAGTCATCAACAGATATATTAAATAG
- a CDS encoding DUF1800 domain-containing protein, producing MDRKDNFSNIKHLYNRAGFGIAYPDLLRLSKRKISKAVNGLFINPAPGTDLTIITPDEFKQQQLTLAGLNGKKELTPEEKQQREDITKARNEKSRELNLNWVQRMISTENPLLEKMTLFWHGHFACRANNPFYAQQLNNIQRKNALGSFKTLLMEVSKSPAMLDYLNNQQNKKGHPNENFSRELMELFTLGRGNYTETDIKEAARSFTGWAYNKNGEFEFNPRTHDQLDKTFFGKTGNFDGEAIIDQVLAKPETSVFICRKLYTFFVNDTPNEAHVKELAAYFYARQYDISALMQQLFNAEWFYSKENIGNKIKSPVEFLVNLSREFYVTYNKPQILIQLQSSLGQYLFNPPNVAGWPGGKNWIDSSSLMLRLKIPSLVLNDGILDFDGKADPEEEAVIALNKKQKPRPVKSYVNAQADWSKFLSCFPRDMKQTEMAAFLLEPAVGKKISDLVAGNVNLKNTVIAVTSMPEYQLC from the coding sequence ATGGATAGAAAAGACAATTTCTCTAACATCAAGCACCTTTACAACAGAGCTGGTTTCGGGATAGCCTATCCCGATTTGCTGCGGTTGAGCAAAAGAAAAATAAGTAAAGCTGTCAATGGCTTATTCATTAACCCGGCGCCGGGAACTGATCTGACTATAATTACTCCCGATGAGTTCAAACAACAACAACTTACACTTGCCGGTTTAAATGGTAAAAAAGAACTAACGCCAGAAGAAAAACAGCAGCGCGAGGACATCACCAAGGCAAGGAATGAAAAAAGCCGTGAGCTTAACCTTAACTGGGTACAAAGGATGATCTCCACAGAAAACCCTTTATTAGAGAAGATGACCTTATTTTGGCATGGCCATTTTGCCTGCCGGGCAAATAATCCGTTTTATGCGCAACAACTCAATAATATTCAAAGAAAAAATGCTTTAGGCAGTTTTAAGACGCTGCTGATGGAGGTCTCCAAATCTCCGGCCATGCTCGATTATTTGAATAACCAACAGAATAAAAAGGGCCATCCCAATGAGAATTTTTCCAGAGAACTCATGGAGTTATTTACTTTAGGCAGGGGTAACTATACAGAAACCGACATTAAAGAAGCCGCACGCTCGTTTACTGGATGGGCATACAATAAGAATGGAGAATTCGAATTCAATCCCAGGACACACGATCAATTGGACAAGACATTTTTTGGAAAGACGGGAAATTTTGATGGAGAAGCAATCATTGATCAAGTGCTCGCCAAGCCCGAAACTTCGGTTTTCATTTGCCGTAAGCTTTATACTTTCTTTGTCAACGATACTCCCAATGAAGCACATGTAAAAGAACTGGCTGCATATTTCTACGCCCGGCAATATGATATCAGTGCGTTGATGCAACAGTTATTTAACGCGGAGTGGTTCTATAGCAAGGAAAATATAGGCAACAAAATTAAATCGCCAGTAGAGTTTCTTGTCAATTTGAGCAGAGAGTTCTATGTGACCTATAATAAACCACAGATTTTAATTCAGCTGCAGAGCAGTCTCGGCCAGTATTTATTTAATCCTCCTAATGTGGCAGGATGGCCGGGAGGTAAAAACTGGATAGACAGTTCTTCTTTAATGCTCCGGCTAAAGATACCTTCCCTCGTTCTAAATGATGGGATCCTTGATTTTGATGGGAAGGCAGATCCTGAAGAAGAAGCTGTAATTGCGCTGAATAAAAAACAAAAGCCAAGACCTGTTAAGTCTTATGTTAATGCACAAGCAGACTGGTCAAAATTTCTATCCTGTTTTCCCAGAGATATGAAACAAACAGAAATGGCAGCTTTCTTATTGGAACCTGCTGTAGGAAAAAAAATCAGCGATCTGGTGGCGGGTAATGTTAACCTAAAAAACACAGTTATTGCCGTAACCAGTATGCCAGAGTATCAATTATGCTAA
- a CDS encoding GIN domain-containing protein, which produces MKTSFKTLVASAMTAIVLSTTVVTAFAAEKVTAAEKVSENQDIKRVVVNGTTKVFIVQSNRDWISIGDDNLDKVSVKQVGNTLSISSSEETPVVVTVYVKNLYRIAVADHATVSTVGTINLPYLQVVMRDQAKAHIKAKTESLYTDLAGEANLELLGTTESHTIKNASAGDLKVERLLAAKTENLPAGSRLAMNDTTVQAKKVNAKK; this is translated from the coding sequence ATGAAAACTTCATTCAAAACATTAGTAGCATCGGCAATGACTGCCATCGTTTTATCGACCACAGTAGTTACAGCTTTTGCTGCAGAAAAAGTAACAGCAGCAGAAAAGGTATCCGAAAATCAGGATATTAAAAGAGTAGTTGTCAATGGAACTACTAAAGTATTTATTGTACAAAGTAACCGTGACTGGATCTCTATCGGAGATGATAACCTGGACAAAGTGTCGGTTAAGCAAGTTGGAAATACATTGAGTATCAGCTCATCAGAAGAAACACCGGTAGTGGTGACTGTGTATGTAAAAAATCTTTACAGGATCGCTGTTGCAGATCATGCAACTGTAAGTACAGTTGGGACGATTAACCTGCCTTATTTGCAAGTGGTAATGAGAGATCAGGCTAAAGCACATATCAAAGCTAAAACTGAAAGTTTATATACTGATCTGGCTGGTGAAGCAAACCTTGAATTATTGGGAACTACAGAGAGCCACACTATAAAAAATGCCAGTGCCGGAGATTTAAAAGTGGAAAGGCTATTGGCTGCTAAAACAGAGAACTTACCTGCAGGATCAAGACTGGCAATGAATGACACTACCGTTCAAGCTAAAAAAGTAAACGCCAAAAAATAG
- a CDS encoding DEAD/DEAH box helicase: MLRVDSSKPCKIVYSLCKHEYLGYLIEPHIVQLNPQGDFSLTYQRLFSHTAQEFAKHLTDSDLKIIKMLDETEQDHVIKKYHKKAIRPFEFFSKFYDDKFYENARPKIEKKLAEVLEILKVKDELYLMDKDGWPAERKIELATEPATILFHFRRSEVETRYFPTIKYQSLRIDFMFKEAQIVSNQPAWLLLNDVLYFFEQDIEGKKLFPFLNKRYITIPTAKEETYFEKFVAPLIEKYHVYAEGFDIQTEKHEPTAILKVIYIEGGISQLQLYFKYGEHVFALGNEKKVTVHVEKQENNYVFTRVKRDTTWEKHKYTELTKLGLKKTSALFYNLELAAADTEDKAYGILNWVNEHIEQLEAKGYSIEQSTGQKKFLFASSKIDFEIKEDNDWFDINAIVYFGVHPVPFISLKQHILHKKREFPLPDGTIAIIPEKWFSQYGSLFSLSDGGKMLKLKKHHIGLINDLAGDGIANVTLQRKLQKLNDFENIEDIQMPVHFKGELRSYQKAGYNWFSFLRAYNFGGCLADDMGLGKTIQTLAMLQKLKEEDELNQTHSTSLIIMPTSLIYNWLAEAKKFTPKLKILAHTGSTRNKDVSHFIKYDIVITTYGITRVDVNEIQDFYFNYIILDESQNIKNPSSKSFKSVRQLKSRHRLILSGTPVENSVGDLWTQLTFLNPGLLGTQAFFNEEYVQAIEKRKDEDKAKKLQAIIKPFVLRRTKEQVAEELPAKTEQIIYCDMSEDQASYYEKTKSAYRNDLLSSMDDGTYAKKQVQLLQGLTALRQLANHPSMIDDEYLSDSGKFENVIHTLDNVLKGGHKVLIFSQFVKHLTIFKHHFEKELIPFAYLDGSTKNRGEIVSEFQENKDLKVFLISIKAGGVGLNLTQADYVFILDPWWNPAVEQQAIDRSHRIGQEKKVFIYKFIAKDTVEEKILALQNRKKRLASSLITTEESFFKSLSKEDIREILK; encoded by the coding sequence ATGTTACGCGTAGATAGTTCTAAACCCTGCAAAATCGTATATTCACTGTGCAAGCATGAGTATTTAGGCTATTTAATTGAACCACATATTGTTCAGCTTAATCCTCAGGGAGATTTTTCTTTAACTTATCAGCGCCTATTCAGCCATACTGCTCAGGAATTTGCCAAACACCTGACAGACTCTGATCTTAAAATCATAAAGATGCTTGATGAAACAGAGCAGGATCATGTGATTAAGAAGTATCATAAAAAAGCGATCAGGCCTTTTGAGTTTTTCAGCAAGTTCTACGATGATAAATTCTATGAAAACGCGAGGCCTAAAATCGAGAAGAAATTAGCTGAAGTACTGGAAATCCTTAAAGTTAAAGATGAGTTATACCTCATGGACAAAGACGGATGGCCTGCAGAGCGTAAAATTGAGCTGGCTACTGAGCCTGCTACGATTTTATTCCACTTCAGAAGAAGTGAGGTAGAAACCCGCTACTTCCCTACTATTAAATACCAGTCTCTGCGAATAGATTTCATGTTTAAAGAAGCGCAGATTGTAAGTAATCAACCAGCCTGGTTACTGTTAAACGATGTACTTTATTTCTTTGAACAGGATATTGAAGGTAAAAAGCTATTCCCTTTTCTGAATAAGCGTTACATCACAATCCCAACTGCCAAAGAAGAAACTTATTTTGAGAAATTCGTAGCCCCTTTAATAGAGAAATATCACGTTTATGCAGAAGGATTTGATATCCAGACAGAGAAGCATGAGCCGACTGCAATCCTAAAGGTAATTTACATTGAAGGTGGAATTTCCCAACTTCAGCTTTATTTCAAATATGGTGAACACGTTTTTGCACTGGGAAATGAGAAGAAAGTCACTGTTCATGTTGAAAAACAGGAAAACAATTATGTCTTTACCCGTGTCAAAAGAGATACTACCTGGGAAAAGCATAAATATACTGAATTAACGAAACTGGGCCTTAAAAAAACAAGTGCGCTCTTTTATAACCTGGAACTCGCAGCAGCTGATACCGAAGATAAAGCTTATGGTATCCTGAACTGGGTTAACGAACATATTGAACAATTAGAAGCTAAAGGCTATAGTATTGAGCAGTCCACTGGCCAGAAAAAATTCCTCTTTGCATCGAGTAAAATAGACTTTGAAATCAAAGAAGACAACGATTGGTTTGACATCAACGCGATTGTATATTTTGGCGTACACCCTGTTCCTTTTATTTCCCTTAAACAGCATATCTTACATAAAAAGAGAGAATTCCCGCTTCCTGACGGCACTATAGCCATCATACCAGAAAAATGGTTCTCTCAATACGGAAGTTTATTCAGCCTCTCTGACGGAGGAAAAATGCTGAAGCTTAAAAAACACCATATTGGTTTAATCAATGATCTGGCTGGTGATGGGATTGCCAATGTAACCTTACAGCGCAAGCTTCAGAAACTGAATGACTTTGAGAACATCGAAGACATCCAGATGCCTGTTCATTTTAAAGGTGAACTAAGAAGTTATCAGAAAGCTGGTTATAACTGGTTCAGCTTTTTAAGAGCCTATAACTTTGGTGGGTGTTTAGCAGATGACATGGGTCTGGGTAAAACTATTCAGACACTGGCGATGCTGCAAAAGCTAAAAGAAGAAGACGAGCTGAACCAAACCCACAGCACTTCTTTGATCATTATGCCAACCTCGCTAATTTACAACTGGCTGGCTGAAGCAAAGAAATTTACACCAAAACTAAAGATCCTTGCACATACCGGCAGTACCCGGAATAAGGATGTCAGTCATTTTATAAAATACGATATCGTCATCACTACTTACGGAATTACCAGAGTTGATGTTAACGAGATACAGGATTTTTATTTCAATTATATTATTCTCGATGAGAGTCAGAATATCAAAAATCCTTCTTCTAAATCATTTAAATCAGTCAGACAGTTAAAGTCAAGACACCGGTTAATTCTGAGCGGTACACCTGTAGAAAATTCAGTAGGTGATCTTTGGACACAGCTTACTTTTCTTAATCCCGGATTATTGGGTACACAGGCATTCTTCAACGAGGAATATGTACAAGCTATTGAAAAGAGAAAAGATGAGGATAAGGCGAAGAAATTACAGGCGATCATCAAACCTTTTGTCTTAAGACGTACCAAAGAACAGGTTGCAGAAGAATTACCCGCAAAAACTGAACAGATCATTTATTGTGATATGAGCGAAGATCAGGCTTCTTATTACGAAAAAACAAAGTCTGCTTACCGGAATGATTTGCTGAGTAGTATGGACGATGGCACTTATGCTAAAAAACAAGTACAACTCTTGCAAGGCTTAACCGCTTTACGCCAGCTGGCTAATCATCCAAGCATGATTGACGATGAATATTTATCAGACTCCGGTAAATTTGAGAACGTAATTCATACGCTCGACAATGTACTTAAAGGCGGTCATAAAGTACTGATATTCTCACAGTTCGTAAAGCACCTCACTATTTTTAAGCATCATTTTGAGAAAGAGCTAATTCCATTTGCCTACCTGGACGGTTCTACAAAAAACCGTGGAGAGATTGTCTCAGAGTTTCAGGAGAACAAAGATCTTAAGGTCTTTTTGATTTCAATCAAGGCTGGTGGAGTTGGTTTAAACCTTACTCAGGCAGATTATGTCTTTATTTTAGATCCCTGGTGGAATCCTGCTGTAGAACAACAGGCTATTGACAGATCTCACCGTATCGGACAAGAAAAGAAGGTCTTTATCTACAAATTTATTGCGAAGGACACTGTCGAGGAAAAAATCCTGGCCCTGCAAAACCGTAAAAAACGTCTGGCAAGTTCATTGATTACCACAGAGGAAAGTTTCTTCAAATCTTTGAGCAAAGAGGACATCAGAGAAATCTTAAAATAG
- a CDS encoding IS1182 family transposase produces the protein MLLQQQKIQFSEFSRLYDLIVPKDNLLRKINELIDFSFIYNELLEKYCRDNGRLAESPVRMFKYLLLKTIFTISDVDVVERSRYDMSFKYFLEMFPEQDVINPSSLTKFRKLRLKDMDLLNLLIGKTVSLALEKGIIKSRSIIVDATHSLSRSNPYSPVEVLRQRSKLLRRAVYSMDDDFKTRMPEKNESNDILKEIEYCSKLQKLIESDEALSEIPAVKEKLNLLRETVEDTRENYAISKDMDARVGHKTADSSFFGYKTHLAMTEERIITAAVVTSAEKGDGPELPKLLSQTQANGMEVETIIGDAAYSGKNNLKLSDVNGNKVRIVARMNPAITHGTRKEEEKFDYNKDADMFVCPAGHLAMYKRVQGKKVDNSNQSMTYYFDIEKCKVCPLKDGCYKPGAKSRTYSVAIKPDEHKEQEIFQQSEYFREKSKHRYKIEAKNSELKNVHGYNRANSYGLESMKMQGALAIFVVNLKRILKF, from the coding sequence ATGCTTCTTCAACAACAAAAAATCCAATTTAGTGAGTTTTCCAGGCTCTACGATCTGATTGTTCCCAAAGACAACCTTCTTCGCAAGATCAATGAGTTAATAGATTTCAGCTTTATCTATAATGAGCTTTTAGAAAAGTATTGCCGGGATAATGGACGTCTTGCAGAGAGCCCTGTGCGCATGTTCAAATACCTGCTTTTGAAAACTATATTCACTATTTCTGATGTGGATGTTGTAGAGCGTTCCCGTTATGATATGTCCTTTAAATATTTCTTAGAGATGTTCCCTGAACAGGACGTGATAAATCCAAGCTCTCTGACCAAGTTCCGAAAGCTTCGTCTTAAGGACATGGATCTTTTAAACCTGCTGATTGGAAAAACCGTCTCTTTAGCTCTGGAAAAAGGTATTATTAAATCCAGGTCCATTATTGTCGATGCTACACATTCACTTTCAAGATCTAACCCATACTCACCTGTTGAGGTACTCAGGCAACGTTCAAAGTTGCTGCGAAGAGCAGTTTATTCAATGGATGATGATTTCAAAACCCGGATGCCCGAGAAGAATGAATCAAATGATATCCTAAAGGAAATAGAATACTGCAGTAAACTACAAAAACTTATCGAGTCTGATGAAGCGTTAAGTGAAATTCCTGCAGTAAAGGAGAAACTAAACCTATTGAGGGAAACAGTTGAAGATACCCGGGAGAATTATGCAATATCTAAAGATATGGATGCCAGGGTTGGCCACAAGACAGCCGACAGCAGTTTTTTTGGTTACAAAACTCATTTGGCCATGACAGAGGAGCGCATTATAACGGCTGCTGTTGTTACCTCAGCAGAAAAGGGAGATGGTCCTGAACTACCAAAACTTTTGAGCCAGACCCAGGCCAATGGAATGGAGGTAGAGACAATCATAGGTGATGCAGCCTATTCCGGGAAGAATAACCTCAAGCTCAGCGATGTGAACGGCAATAAGGTAAGGATAGTTGCCAGGATGAACCCTGCTATTACCCATGGCACCAGAAAAGAGGAAGAAAAGTTTGATTATAATAAAGACGCTGATATGTTCGTCTGCCCTGCAGGGCACCTGGCTATGTACAAACGGGTGCAGGGCAAAAAGGTAGATAATAGCAATCAGTCAATGACCTATTATTTTGATATCGAAAAATGCAAAGTATGCCCGTTAAAGGACGGCTGCTACAAACCAGGCGCCAAAAGCAGGACATACTCGGTCGCAATAAAACCAGATGAGCATAAAGAGCAGGAAATATTCCAACAAAGCGAGTACTTCAGGGAGAAATCAAAACACAGATATAAAATTGAGGCAAAAAATAGTGAATTGAAAAATGTTCATGGATATAACAGAGCGAACTCCTATGGCCTGGAAAGCATGAAAATGCAAGGTGCACTTGCGATATTCGTGGTTAATCTTAAAAGAATCCTCAAATTCTAA
- a CDS encoding phosphosulfolactate synthase, producing the protein MNYPLNNIPERPVKPRQSGITMVMDKGLSLRQTEDFIDVAGVHSDIVKLGWATSFVTPRLKEKLDIYRSAGIPTYFGGTLFEAFIIRNQFEDYIRVLEQFGMEYAEVSDGSIEIEHDLKCEYIHKLAKHVTVISEVGSKDATKIFAPYKWIKLMNAEIEAGSWKVIAEAREGGNVGIYRGSGEVREGLVDEILTQIPAETIIWEAPQKEQQVWFIKLIGTNVNLGNIAPAEVIPLETIRLGLRGDTFDYFLNLGK; encoded by the coding sequence ATGAATTACCCATTAAATAATATTCCCGAACGTCCAGTAAAACCACGCCAGAGCGGCATAACTATGGTGATGGACAAGGGCCTCAGTTTGAGGCAGACAGAAGACTTTATTGATGTCGCAGGTGTCCATTCCGACATCGTTAAATTAGGTTGGGCTACCTCTTTTGTTACCCCAAGATTAAAAGAAAAACTAGATATATATCGCAGTGCAGGTATCCCGACTTATTTTGGTGGTACTTTGTTCGAAGCGTTTATTATCCGTAATCAATTTGAAGATTATATCCGTGTATTGGAACAATTTGGTATGGAATACGCAGAAGTTTCTGACGGTTCTATTGAAATTGAACATGATCTTAAGTGTGAATACATTCATAAATTAGCAAAACATGTTACTGTAATTTCGGAAGTTGGCTCTAAGGATGCTACAAAAATATTTGCGCCTTATAAATGGATCAAATTGATGAATGCTGAAATTGAAGCAGGTTCGTGGAAAGTTATTGCGGAAGCCAGAGAAGGTGGAAATGTAGGTATTTACAGAGGATCGGGTGAAGTGCGTGAAGGATTGGTAGATGAAATATTGACACAGATACCAGCTGAAACTATTATCTGGGAAGCTCCTCAAAAAGAACAGCAGGTTTGGTTTATCAAGTTGATTGGTACGAATGTGAACCTGGGTAATATTGCTCCTGCAGAAGTTATTCCGTTGGAAACTATTCGTCTGGGATTAAGAGGGGATACATTTGATTACTTCCTTAATTTAGGAAAATAG
- a CDS encoding gliding motility lipoprotein GldD, with translation MKSYLLYSIFFLLCLSAACTSNETYTPKPRGYFQIKFPKKEYLTYDNGCPFTFDYPKYTKIEADQERGAGNCWNNLHFTQFNARLHLTYYNISSKKEYEGLVEDARTLAFKHTVKANAIDQKLINFPDRKVYGIYYAIDGNTASSVQFFLTDSAKHYFRGALYFNERPQYDSVAPVVTFIKKDIDRMIDTFRWKN, from the coding sequence ATGAAATCATATTTACTGTATAGCATCTTTTTTCTTTTATGCCTGAGTGCGGCCTGTACCAGTAATGAAACTTATACCCCTAAGCCGAGAGGCTATTTTCAGATTAAATTCCCTAAGAAAGAATATTTGACTTACGATAACGGCTGTCCGTTCACATTTGACTATCCAAAATACACAAAAATAGAAGCTGACCAGGAACGTGGAGCAGGTAATTGCTGGAATAATCTTCACTTTACACAATTTAATGCCCGTCTTCACCTTACTTATTATAATATTTCCTCGAAAAAGGAATATGAAGGTTTGGTAGAAGATGCCCGTACACTAGCTTTTAAACATACGGTTAAGGCCAATGCTATTGATCAGAAACTGATTAACTTTCCAGACCGGAAAGTTTATGGTATATATTATGCAATCGATGGAAACACCGCATCTTCTGTACAGTTCTTTCTGACTGATAGTGCTAAACATTATTTCAGGGGTGCTTTATATTTTAATGAGCGTCCGCAATATGACTCTGTCGCACCCGTTGTGACTTTTATAAAGAAAGATATCGACCGTATGATTGATACTTTCAGATGGAAAAACTAA
- a CDS encoding shikimate dehydrogenase family protein, with protein sequence MRTFGLIGYPLAHSFSKKFFTEKFQEEGIAGHQYELFPIENIAAVVSLIAADDSLSGLNVTIPHKVGVMAYLNELDPAAQTIGAVNCIAIQHQDGKTWLKGYNTDAYGFQESLRPYLKKNHTHALILGDGGAAKAVKYVLDQLQLTYLSVVRSPAPDAILYSELTAEILQQYQVIINTTPLGTFPNIEAAPAIPYEWITDQHLAYDLVYNPEETEFLKRAKAKGAAIKNGFEMLQLQAERSWFIWNP encoded by the coding sequence ATGAGAACATTCGGACTAATTGGTTATCCGCTCGCGCATTCATTTTCAAAAAAGTTCTTTACAGAGAAATTTCAGGAAGAAGGAATTGCCGGTCATCAATATGAACTGTTTCCTATAGAAAATATAGCTGCTGTAGTCTCTTTGATTGCAGCAGATGATTCTCTTTCAGGATTGAATGTCACGATACCCCATAAAGTGGGGGTAATGGCGTACCTGAATGAGCTGGATCCTGCAGCACAGACCATAGGCGCAGTAAATTGTATTGCTATCCAGCATCAGGACGGCAAAACCTGGCTTAAAGGATACAATACAGATGCTTATGGCTTTCAGGAATCTCTTAGGCCGTATTTGAAAAAAAACCATACCCATGCGCTGATCCTTGGCGATGGCGGAGCGGCCAAAGCAGTGAAATACGTATTGGATCAATTGCAGCTTACTTATCTTTCTGTGGTCCGTTCACCAGCTCCGGATGCGATCCTGTACAGCGAGCTAACAGCAGAAATCCTTCAGCAATACCAGGTTATTATCAATACCACGCCGTTGGGCACTTTCCCGAATATTGAAGCAGCTCCGGCTATTCCTTATGAGTGGATTACCGATCAGCATCTGGCTTACGATCTGGTTTATAACCCTGAAGAGACTGAGTTTCTGAAACGTGCCAAAGCAAAAGGAGCAGCGATTAAAAACGGATTTGAAATGTTGCAGCTTCAGGCAGAAAGGTCCTGGTTTATCTGGAACCCTTAG